The genomic window TTTCGCTGGCCGTCGAAGACCGCCAGCCCCTTCGCGGCCGTGATCGCCGCCCGCGTGCCGACGACGAGGTCGAGTTCGTCCCGCAGCGCTCGCGTCTTCGCGACGATCGCCTCGACGTCTTCCTCGGAGAGATCGACGTGAGACTTGACGATCTCGCGCTCGGTCTCCTCGTCGTAGTAGTCGATGTGGACGCCGACGAAGCGGTCGAGCAGCGCGTCCTGCTGTCGGTGAACGCCGGCGTACTCGACGTCGTTCGAGGTGAAGATCGCCCGGAACTCGGGGTGGACGTCGATCGTCCGATCCTCGCCGCGCTTGCCCGGTCGCTCGAGGACGCCCTCCTCGAACACCGAGAGCAAGACGTTGTGCGCCGAGGGGTCGCTACGCGAGAACTCGTTGTAGACGAGCGTCGCGCCCTCCCGGACGGCCACCGAGAGCGGGTTGTCGACCCACCGTTCGCGGACGACCTCGGTCTTCTTGCTGACGCCGCCGACGAACTGGTCGGTCTCCTTGTACCGTTCTCCGCCGGCGTTCGCACCGACGAGCGCGGCCGTGTCGACGGACTCGTCGCCGTTGATCCACACGACCGGTCGGCCGCGCTCGGCGGCGGCCGACAGCGCAAGCGCCGTCTTCCCACAGCCCGTCGGGCCGATCAGGTGGACCGGCTTCTCCGCCTCGAGCCAGCCGGTGATCCGGCTTCGCAGCGAGGCGACGGCGTCGGTCTCGATGAACGGTTCGGGAGCGACGTCTTCGGGAGCCGAGAGGGGACCGTCCCCGCTCTGCGCGCTCGACGACGACGTCCCGTTCGACGACTGCCGGGCGAGTTTCTTCTTCGCACGCCGTCCCTGCTTCTCGGAGCGGTCGCTCGTAATCTTCCGACCTCTGACCTTGCGCTTGCGCGACGAATCGTCGGCCATGGAGGGTTATTGGGTGGCGGATTCGGGTGACGATTCCGGACGCGGTTCGACCTCGAGCTCCTCCAGCTCCTCGAGGTCGCCCTCCGCCGTCGCTTGCTCAATTTTCGCGATCTCCTCCGCGTAGTGCAGGAAGGTGTCCACGGAGGCGACGACGACGCGGGCCTCGATCGTCAGGAGTTCGATCCCAACGACCGAGATCCGCGCCCAGACGTCGATGACGACGCCCTTGTCGAGGATGCGATCCAGTACCTCCGCGAGACTCGAGGAGTCGGGTCTCCGACCTGATGATGCTGCCATACGGACGATGGTACAGCACGGGTTCGTAACACGACAAGGGCTGCGTCTGCAAGCCGCCGTCTCCGGATCGATCGCTCGAGCGACCGATCGGTGCCGTCGCCGCGGGCTGCGATTGCAAGCACCACGATGACCCATCGCGGCGGTGAATCTCACGTGACGAGTTCCTCGAGTACCCGCAGGTGAGGGCCGGCGAGG from Haloterrigena sp. KLK7 includes these protein-coding regions:
- the gvpN gene encoding gas vesicle protein GvpN, whose product is MADDSSRKRKVRGRKITSDRSEKQGRRAKKKLARQSSNGTSSSSAQSGDGPLSAPEDVAPEPFIETDAVASLRSRITGWLEAEKPVHLIGPTGCGKTALALSAAAERGRPVVWINGDESVDTAALVGANAGGERYKETDQFVGGVSKKTEVVRERWVDNPLSVAVREGATLVYNEFSRSDPSAHNVLLSVFEEGVLERPGKRGEDRTIDVHPEFRAIFTSNDVEYAGVHRQQDALLDRFVGVHIDYYDEETEREIVKSHVDLSEEDVEAIVAKTRALRDELDLVVGTRAAITAAKGLAVFDGQRNGDGDGEVGEFDDELLTDVFMDVLAPKIAGEGPEDVSQLRTQIAESV
- the gvpA gene encoding gas vesicle protein GvpA; protein product: MAASSGRRPDSSSLAEVLDRILDKGVVIDVWARISVVGIELLTIEARVVVASVDTFLHYAEEIAKIEQATAEGDLEELEELEVEPRPESSPESATQ